The Blautia luti nucleotide sequence CGCTGTGGGCTTATGCTTTCCGATCATCATGATCATTACTGCTTTCAGTAATCTCTTTGGTTCCGGAGGTGCACCAATTTTCTCTATCAACCGCGGAAAAGGAGATTCCAGGACTGCTGACATGATCATGAATACTGCTTTCACCATGTTATGTGGAAGTGCTGCTGTGCTGATGCTGATCGGATTTCTTTTTGCCCGCCCCTTACTGACTCTGTTTGGTGCTTCAGATGATGCTCTGGTTTATGCGTATCCCTATCTGATGATCTACCTTCTGGGTACTCTCCCTTCCATGATAGCAACAGGAATGAATCCTTTTATCAATGCACAGGGATATGCCATTATCGGTATGCTGTCAGTAACAGTCGGTGCAGTGGCAAATATTATTCTTGATCCGATTTTTATTTTTGTTCTGGATATGGGGATTAAGGGTGCAGCGATTGCTACTGTCATCTCTCAGATTCTCTCTGCCTTACTTGTATTTTATTTTCTTCATGGAAAATCAGAATTGAAGGTAAGATGGATTCATATAAATGAGATTTCTGAGTGCACCAGACATGCCAGGGATATCATCAGTCTGGGGTCTGCTGGATTTATCATGCAGCTGACTAACAGCCTGGTAAGTATCTGCTGCAATAATGTTCTTTCCGTGACAGGCGGTGATATTTATATCTCTGTCATGACTATTATATCCAGTGTTCGCCAGATGGTGGAGACGCCTATCCATGCGATCAATGAGGGAACCTCTCCTGTTCTCAGCTACAATTACGGAGCCAGACGTCCTGACAGGGTAAAGAAAGCAGGGGTTGTTCTGATCATTATGGTTCTGATCTATACAGGTATCATGTGGAGCGTCATTCTCATTGCCCCTGAATTTCTGATCGGGATCTTCAGTTCAGACAAACTGCTATTAAAGGATGCAGTTCCTGCACTGAAACTTTACTTTGCAGCCTTTATTTTTATGGATCTGCAGTATATTGGTCAGACAGTGTTTAAATCATTAAATAAAAAAAAGCAGGCGATTTTTTTCTCCCTGCTTCGTAAAGTATTTATCGTGGTTCCGCTGACTTATTTCCTGCCCTATGGGTTACACATGGGTACAGATGGCGTGTTTATGGCTGAACCGGTGTCTAATGTGATCGGTGGCTCTCTGTGCTTTATTACCATGTTGATTACCATATTGCCTGAATTAAACAAAATGGGAACTACATATTTCCCAGAATAATATTAATCAGGTTCTTATCCAACATGATCGTGCGATTCCATGGGTTAAGAATGATTCCCTCAATCTCATTTACCTGTAATGCTGAATTGAAAAGCTGATCTATGTCTGTCAGAAAAGTGGACTGAACGCTTCCGCCGTCTTTCAATTCTTCCTCAAAGCCGGTAAATGCCGCCCACCAGACTTTTCCATCTCCGGTTTTCACTGTGCCGATCCGGAGCTGGTTGTCTCCTGTGGGCAGTTCTACTGAAAGGATAAACTGGCCGTTTTCTCTCATTCGTCTACGGATTACAGTCAGTGTATGTGCCAGCATTTCCTGAGTGGCTTCCTGCTGCAGAGCAGCGATCGCCTGCTCTATTTTTTCATTTCCCTGAAGACCTTTATCCTGATTTACATTCTTATTATCGCTCATATTAATATCTCTTTTATGCCTTTCATCGTTTTATTTCCAGTGTATTTTCTAAATTTTTCAGCTTTTTGATGGCTTTCTCAGGATCTCATGCGGTGCTTCTATCTCATTTGCCAGCGTATGTTCTGTCAGCTCTGATAACAGTTTCAACTTCTTATTGAGCAGAGGCCGCAT carries:
- a CDS encoding MATE family efflux transporter, whose product is MKRIDFENGTVTNNILSAALPMLVAQILNLLYNIVDRIYIARIHDIGTTALGAVGLCFPIIMIITAFSNLFGSGGAPIFSINRGKGDSRTADMIMNTAFTMLCGSAAVLMLIGFLFARPLLTLFGASDDALVYAYPYLMIYLLGTLPSMIATGMNPFINAQGYAIIGMLSVTVGAVANIILDPIFIFVLDMGIKGAAIATVISQILSALLVFYFLHGKSELKVRWIHINEISECTRHARDIISLGSAGFIMQLTNSLVSICCNNVLSVTGGDIYISVMTIISSVRQMVETPIHAINEGTSPVLSYNYGARRPDRVKKAGVVLIIMVLIYTGIMWSVILIAPEFLIGIFSSDKLLLKDAVPALKLYFAAFIFMDLQYIGQTVFKSLNKKKQAIFFSLLRKVFIVVPLTYFLPYGLHMGTDGVFMAEPVSNVIGGSLCFITMLITILPELNKMGTTYFPE
- a CDS encoding SseB family protein, whose translation is MSDNKNVNQDKGLQGNEKIEQAIAALQQEATQEMLAHTLTVIRRRMRENGQFILSVELPTGDNQLRIGTVKTGDGKVWWAAFTGFEEELKDGGSVQSTFLTDIDQLFNSALQVNEIEGIILNPWNRTIMLDKNLINIILGNM